The following are from one region of the Candidatus Brocadiaceae bacterium genome:
- a CDS encoding Gfo/Idh/MocA family oxidoreductase — MTLRIGIVGVGGIGNIHARIYTELPETTVVAVCDIIKERADKAAAAYGARAFYSVQEMLDSGIELDACSMCTAGVENGGDHYAPTMQLLAAGLPVLGEKPISNEIDKAEEMVALAAEKGLPYAVNLNHRFTPAAERAKKWIEDGRLGQLHMINMRMWINNPNETSPWFHLRALHPHSIDVMRYFCGDVRTVHAFLSKGKGRAIWSNAQIGMLFENGVIGNLTGSYDAGGSFGLECCDVSGSEGRFVIEDACERLFFHPRRSIEAERYDYLGGMRVFGETFKSRITCWVRQLIAKVPPSEIEASGAEALKAQRVIEAAIRSFQTGQRVDVG; from the coding sequence ATGACACTCAGGATCGGCATCGTCGGCGTGGGCGGCATCGGCAACATCCACGCCCGCATCTACACCGAACTGCCCGAGACGACCGTCGTCGCCGTCTGCGACATCATCAAGGAACGCGCCGACAAGGCGGCCGCCGCCTACGGCGCCCGGGCGTTCTACAGCGTGCAGGAGATGCTCGACAGCGGCATCGAGCTGGATGCCTGCAGCATGTGCACGGCCGGCGTCGAGAACGGCGGCGACCACTACGCGCCCACCATGCAACTGCTGGCCGCCGGCCTGCCCGTCCTGGGCGAGAAGCCCATCAGCAACGAGATCGACAAGGCCGAGGAGATGGTCGCCCTGGCCGCCGAGAAGGGCCTGCCCTACGCGGTCAACCTGAACCACCGCTTCACGCCCGCCGCCGAACGCGCGAAGAAGTGGATCGAAGACGGCCGCCTGGGGCAGCTCCACATGATCAACATGCGCATGTGGATCAACAACCCGAACGAGACCTCGCCCTGGTTCCACCTGCGCGCCCTGCACCCGCACTCGATCGACGTCATGCGCTACTTCTGCGGCGACGTCCGGACCGTCCACGCGTTCCTGAGCAAGGGCAAGGGCCGCGCCATCTGGTCCAACGCGCAGATCGGCATGCTGTTCGAGAACGGCGTCATCGGCAACCTGACGGGCAGCTACGACGCCGGCGGCAGCTTCGGGCTGGAGTGCTGCGACGTGAGCGGGTCCGAAGGCCGGTTCGTCATCGAAGACGCGTGTGAACGGCTCTTCTTCCATCCGCGGCGCAGCATCGAGGCGGAGCGCTACGACTACCTGGGCGGCATGCGCGTCTTCGGCGAGACGTTCAAGAGCCGCATCACCTGCTGGGTGAGGCAACTGATCGCGAAGGTGCCCCCGAGCGAGATCGAGGCGAGCGGCGCCGAGGCGCTCAAGGCGCAGCGCGTCATCGAGGCGGCGATCCGTTCCTTCCAGACCGGCCAACGCGTGGACGTCGGCTGA
- a CDS encoding IS630 family transposase (programmed frameshift): MAAKYVVRLTPEERSELSALVRKGKTQADRIKHANILLAVDADGPAWTNEQTAKAFHCHANTVTNLRQRFVEGGLEAALERKKQQRPSRTPVLDGEGEARLIAIACSPPPEGRTRWTLKMLADRLVELEVVDSISDQAVRRTLNKNETKPHLRQCRVIPPKEDSDFVAHMEDVLEVYKRPYDPCFPVVCMDEQPTQLIKQTHEVIPAAPGRPVRVDHEYERAGTAENFLFTEPLAGWRKVNVRQCRTKVDWAEEIRELLEVDYPEAEKVVLVCDNLNTHKMGSLYEAFEPAQARRLASRLEVHYTPKHGSWMNIAESELSVSTRQCLDRRIPEVGLLRAQARHWYRERNARQKGVDWHFTTEDARIKPHRLYPHIRLS; the protein is encoded by the exons ATGGCTGCGAAGTACGTCGTCAGGCTTACGCCCGAGGAACGCTCTGAGCTGTCGGCCCTGGTGCGGAAAGGCAAGACACAGGCGGATCGCATCAAGCACGCCAACATCCTGTTGGCCGTCGATGCCGACGGGCCCGCCTGGACCAATGAGCAGACGGCCAAGGCATTCCACTGCCACGCCAACACCGTCACCAATCTGCGCCAGCGGTTCGTCGAAGGCGGCCTGGAGGCCGCCCTGGAGCGCAAGAAGCAGCAGCGGCCGTCGCGAACTCCCGTCCTGGACGGCGAGGGGGAGGCCCGGCTGATCGCGATTGCCTGCAGCCCTCCGCCGGAGGGCCGCACCAGGTGGACATTGAAGATGCTGGCCGACAGGCTGGTGGAGCTGGAGGTGGTCGATTCGATATCGGACCAGGCGGTGCGGCGCACGCTCA ACAAAAACGAGACCAAACCGCACCTGCGCCAGTGCAGGGTGATCCCGCCGAAGGAGGACTCGGACTTCGTGGCCCACATGGAGGATGTGCTGGAGGTCTATAAGCGGCCCTACGACCCTTGCTTCCCGGTGGTCTGCATGGACGAGCAGCCGACGCAACTGATCAAGCAGACGCACGAGGTCATCCCGGCCGCCCCGGGCCGGCCCGTGCGCGTGGACCACGAATACGAGCGGGCCGGCACGGCGGAGAACTTCCTGTTCACCGAACCGCTGGCAGGATGGCGCAAGGTGAACGTCCGGCAGTGCAGGACGAAGGTGGACTGGGCCGAGGAGATCAGGGAACTGCTGGAGGTGGACTACCCCGAAGCCGAGAAGGTCGTGCTCGTATGCGACAACCTGAACACGCACAAGATGGGCTCGCTCTACGAGGCATTTGAGCCGGCGCAGGCGCGCCGACTGGCCTCGCGGCTGGAGGTGCATTACACGCCGAAGCATGGAAGCTGGATGAACATCGCCGAGTCGGAACTGAGCGTCTCCACCCGCCAGTGCCTGGATCGGCGCATACCGGAAGTAGGGCTCCTGCGGGCGCAGGCAAGACACTGGTACAGAGAACGCAACGCCCGGCAGAAGGGCGTGGACTGGCACTTCACCACCGAAGACGCCCGCATCAAGCCCCATCGGCTTTATCCACACATCCGACTGTCATGA
- a CDS encoding sugar phosphate isomerase/epimerase, with the protein MIRLGVNTVLFSGFPLETAVDCIARAGYDGVELSAIAGMCEHLELDRWEDQVDAIRSLLADHGLAPLAMEEARLDEDRLRKAFGAAQAIGIPVVNIGPGGKKDVEEDFVRQTDMMARMADMAQAHGVVLCVKAHVGACIHDTPTTLRVMDRIASPHFGIDMDPSHIYRAGENPEEALPQVLSRVRHVHIRDCKGRGPSPGPIRDQACGRGDVDLPGYFRGMVAGGYDGPVDLEVIGAKDEDLTERTIIAAESYGYMNACLEALGAR; encoded by the coding sequence ATGATCCGGCTCGGCGTCAATACCGTCCTGTTCTCCGGATTCCCGCTCGAAACGGCCGTCGACTGCATCGCCCGTGCAGGCTACGACGGCGTGGAGCTGTCGGCCATCGCCGGCATGTGCGAACACCTCGAACTCGACCGCTGGGAGGACCAGGTCGACGCGATCCGCTCCCTGCTGGCCGACCACGGCCTGGCGCCGCTGGCCATGGAGGAGGCCCGCCTGGATGAGGACCGGCTCCGCAAGGCCTTCGGGGCCGCGCAGGCCATCGGCATCCCGGTCGTCAACATCGGACCGGGCGGCAAGAAGGACGTCGAGGAGGACTTCGTGCGGCAGACGGACATGATGGCGAGGATGGCCGACATGGCGCAGGCACACGGCGTTGTGCTCTGCGTGAAGGCGCACGTCGGCGCCTGCATCCACGACACGCCGACAACCCTGCGGGTGATGGACCGGATCGCGTCCCCGCACTTCGGCATCGACATGGACCCGAGCCACATCTACCGGGCCGGAGAGAACCCCGAAGAGGCCCTGCCGCAGGTGCTCAGCCGCGTGCGCCACGTGCACATCCGCGACTGCAAGGGCCGCGGCCCCAGCCCGGGGCCGATCCGCGACCAGGCGTGCGGCCGGGGCGACGTCGACCTGCCCGGCTACTTCCGCGGGATGGTCGCCGGCGGCTACGACGGGCCCGTCGACCTGGAGGTCATCGGTGCGAAGGATGAGGATCTGACCGAACGCACAATCATCGCCGCCGAGAGCTACGGTTACATGAACGCTTGCCTGGAAGCCCTGGGCGCCCGATAG
- a CDS encoding tetratricopeptide repeat protein — protein sequence MEREQDMSRLHILLSRRALCCAAICVFIGMMADIGRADDLEEWEKAARAGLSLQQETNSLHQLGHEYYKQGKFAKSLALFEEVVSRRSDSDDVLVDSMRMVGQINLSCFVRLPEAETAYKQMIALAEHAPALQATKPLLLTEALEKLALAYQLSSRYEDSIAARNRLLAEGVLEESSRAWALLEMGRDYAHAGNADKAVGYFDQLLKEYPSFGRDTGRVVNVLIERIRAHGFERNDERRVRMLQDVWSDPQYSTYLQVVNVGRSIVASANFRGDYKTAVATGWEVLRAVDTRWPELSDEDVHKHDIDDAYAQVVVTMCDILEPTGDILTPIALYTRLLNRFPDGVFSEHCKQSLDRLYRKKLQYHPEDVIPDIDELISMGNEQTDSMSADSREDRYASASISIHMDSYDAGGVGDTQRDDEGQRSSGYWIWVMCVVGLLCLACGTIWMRRCNIRRKKRVDE from the coding sequence ATGGAAAGAGAGCAGGATATGAGCCGTCTACACATATTGTTGTCGCGTCGGGCGCTCTGCTGTGCGGCCATATGTGTCTTTATCGGCATGATGGCCGATATTGGACGGGCAGACGATCTCGAAGAGTGGGAAAAGGCTGCTAGAGCTGGATTATCACTGCAACAAGAGACGAACTCACTCCACCAGCTTGGCCATGAGTACTATAAGCAAGGCAAATTCGCAAAGAGTCTTGCGTTATTTGAGGAGGTTGTCTCTCGGCGTTCGGACTCAGATGATGTACTCGTTGACTCTATGCGGATGGTAGGCCAGATCAACCTCTCCTGTTTTGTCAGGTTGCCGGAGGCCGAAACAGCCTACAAACAAATGATCGCACTTGCAGAACATGCCCCCGCTCTTCAAGCAACAAAGCCACTGCTTCTTACCGAAGCGTTGGAGAAATTGGCGCTGGCATACCAGTTGTCCTCTCGGTATGAAGATAGTATTGCAGCCAGGAACAGACTGTTGGCGGAAGGGGTACTGGAGGAGTCGTCCCGCGCATGGGCGCTACTTGAGATGGGTCGCGACTACGCACATGCTGGAAATGCCGATAAGGCGGTCGGCTATTTTGACCAACTTCTTAAGGAATACCCTAGTTTTGGCCGCGATACGGGCAGAGTTGTGAATGTGCTGATTGAGAGAATTAGGGCGCATGGTTTTGAGCGCAATGACGAGCGACGCGTGCGCATGCTGCAGGACGTGTGGAGTGACCCACAATACAGCACTTACCTGCAAGTGGTCAATGTGGGAAGGTCCATCGTTGCATCTGCGAACTTTCGTGGCGATTACAAGACAGCGGTGGCGACTGGATGGGAGGTGCTGAGAGCGGTTGATACCCGGTGGCCAGAGCTGTCGGACGAGGACGTGCACAAGCATGACATAGATGACGCATATGCGCAGGTCGTCGTTACAATGTGCGACATCCTAGAGCCTACTGGCGACATTCTTACACCAATAGCGTTGTACACCCGACTGCTTAACAGGTTCCCTGATGGCGTCTTTTCGGAACACTGCAAGCAAAGCCTTGACCGACTATACAGGAAGAAATTGCAGTATCATCCAGAAGACGTAATACCTGACATAGATGAACTTATTTCCATGGGTAACGAGCAGACAGATTCTATGTCTGCGGATTCAAGAGAAGACCGGTATGCGTCAGCAAGTATTTCTATCCATATGGACAGCTATGACGCTGGTGGCGTCGGCGATACGCAGAGGGATGATGAAGGACAGAGAAGCTCGGGCTATTGGATATGGGTCATGTGTGTTGTTGGCCTATTGTGTCTCGCATGTGGGACGATATGGATGCGAAGGTGTAATATCCGTCGAAAGAAGCGAGTTGATGAGTAG
- a CDS encoding transposase translates to DRFARAMAKRRKLIVHVATHPPWTKEARNVAERFRRHGEAHFRFITTPGVEPTNNLAEQALRFVVIDRRITQGTRGEAGRQWSERIGTVRATCAQQGRSVCAFLHNALTASFTGQPAPSLLPA, encoded by the coding sequence GGACCGGTTCGCGCGTGCGATGGCGAAGCGGCGGAAGCTGATCGTGCATGTGGCCACGCATCCGCCGTGGACGAAGGAGGCGCGCAACGTGGCCGAGCGGTTCCGTCGACACGGCGAGGCCCACTTCCGTTTCATCACGACGCCGGGTGTGGAGCCCACGAACAACCTTGCCGAGCAGGCGCTGCGGTTTGTGGTGATCGACCGGCGCATCACGCAGGGCACGCGCGGGGAGGCCGGACGGCAGTGGTCCGAGCGCATAGGGACGGTGCGTGCCACCTGCGCCCAGCAGGGCCGATCTGTGTGTGCGTTTCTTCACAACGCCCTCACCGCTTCCTTCACGGGCCAGCCCGCGCCGTCACTCCTGCCGGCTTGA
- a CDS encoding DUF1573 domain-containing protein, translating into MIDGDYARFTFTIHNDGNAELVVERVYSKCGCVRAVLRQDRIACGGEAILTAAVDVTEITGPFSQQVLLCVNDPVTPQVVLECKGVVSRPVLVKPQVLKFGVLAVSGNRSVPVEILANPPATQLQIGNVDVNSRYVKATLVSDMSGKARIDVATVPPGAGRASPTRRG; encoded by the coding sequence ATTATCGATGGCGATTATGCCCGCTTCACATTCACTATTCATAATGATGGTAATGCCGAGTTAGTTGTCGAACGGGTCTATTCCAAATGCGGGTGTGTAAGGGCGGTCCTGCGTCAGGATAGAATTGCCTGTGGTGGAGAAGCGATTCTTACGGCGGCGGTTGACGTCACAGAGATCACGGGGCCTTTTAGTCAGCAAGTTCTGCTGTGTGTCAACGATCCGGTGACACCGCAGGTGGTATTGGAGTGTAAGGGCGTGGTGTCACGGCCAGTACTGGTGAAACCACAGGTCCTTAAGTTTGGCGTTCTGGCCGTAAGTGGTAATAGGAGTGTGCCAGTGGAAATACTGGCAAATCCTCCAGCAACACAGTTGCAGATTGGGAATGTGGATGTGAATTCGCGGTATGTCAAAGCAACACTTGTGAGTGACATGTCGGGAAAGGCTCGTATAGATGTGGCAACTGTGCCACCTGGTGCAGGCCGTGCGTCGCCGACGCGCCGCGGCTGA